Proteins encoded in a region of the Streptomyces sp. NBC_00513 genome:
- a CDS encoding HNH endonuclease family protein, with protein sequence MPSVYARRIGVLASASAVAALTTLVSAPTAQASPPTPISAAAARSYLATVTPAAEGSLSGYSRDLFPHWSTVSGTCNTRETVLKRDGVNVVQDSACAAVSGSWYSEYDGATWTAASDIDIDHMVPLAEAWRSGASSWTTAKRQQFANDLTRPQLIAVTDNVNQAKGDQDPGKWLPSRTAYRCTYARMWVQVKQYWGLKMDSGEKTALSSVLNGC encoded by the coding sequence ATACCCTCCGTCTACGCGCGTCGAATTGGCGTGCTCGCGTCAGCCTCCGCGGTCGCCGCCCTGACCACCCTCGTCAGCGCCCCAACCGCCCAGGCTTCCCCGCCCACCCCGATCAGCGCCGCGGCCGCCCGTTCGTACCTGGCCACGGTCACGCCCGCGGCGGAAGGTTCCCTCAGCGGCTACAGCCGTGACCTGTTCCCGCACTGGAGCACCGTCTCCGGTACCTGCAACACCCGCGAGACGGTCCTGAAGCGCGACGGGGTGAACGTCGTGCAGGACTCCGCCTGCGCCGCCGTCAGCGGCAGTTGGTACTCCGAGTACGACGGCGCCACCTGGACAGCGGCGTCCGACATCGACATCGACCACATGGTCCCGCTCGCCGAGGCCTGGCGTTCGGGCGCCTCCTCCTGGACCACGGCCAAGCGCCAGCAGTTCGCCAACGACCTCACCCGCCCGCAGCTCATCGCGGTCACCGACAACGTCAACCAGGCCAAGGGCGACCAGGACCCCGGCAAGTGGCTGCCCTCGCGCACCGCCTACCGCTGTACGTACGCCCGGATGTGGGTCCAGGTGAAGCAGTACTGGGGCCTGAAGATGGACTCCGGCGAGAAGACCGCCCTGTCGAGCGTGCTCAACGGCTGCTGA